AGTGACACAGACTTTTAAAACAATTGGATTCTGGCTAAACCTCAACAAACATGTTTGTATTGAGGGTAATGTAAAAAGTGGAGTCATTTCAGCCATGCCAACAATCAGCGTACTCTATcttattattgattttttttttcttgttgattTTTTAGCTCCTTAGAGCACAGCACATTTCTTGGTTTTTATCTCGATGGTTGTTGCTGATTAATGAATAAACAGACCAGACCAGGGTGACCAGATCACAACACACTGCCATGAGATGAGAGATAAGCATCCAGTCTAGTCCCACATAAAGTGGGAGATGTGATCACCCATATCTGTTAGGCTGTTTGTAAGCATTGATACCATTTATTTGTAATGCACATTTAATTAACTCACAATGTAGTTAATAtaagttttaaaatttacaCGCTTTCCTGAGTATTTTCTCCAGTTAAAACATTAACAGCTACTATGtgttaaatgtcattttttataAAGAGGATAGGCAAcgcttgtgctgttgttcaaTAACTAATCACAAAAACAATAGCGATAAAACAGCTAATAAACATATTTAGTAACTTGACAACTTTGTAATTATTGCAAAACTTTAATGGTAATTTTTCAAAGCACATTATTTGATCAGACAAACAAAAGTACAAAACAGAACTTCTCTTACTTACAATATTTTACAAAGAAATGTGAATGACAGATGACAGGAAAACTGAGATATAATATGTATGTGGTATAAGATGAATATAGCActaggatttttctttttccttgacTCCGACCTGACCGCAGCTGGTCTTCCACATATATTACATGTTGGCGTATACTGATTCATCCCAGTCAGTCTGCACAGAAAAGACTGCTTAGTTCACTCCAGTCTTTGACGCATGATTagattaaattttaaaaaatacaaactttacCTACCTCCATGTTCCCATACACACTGTCATTGGTGTAAATGTCATTGCAATGGACATCCTCATAGTTCTCCTTCCTGTACAAAGAATGCAAAAAGCAaagaagtttgtgtttttcctctaCACACAAATTATATCAAATATTCATCatcatgtttaataatgaataaagtgtgttttgttttgggtttttttttttttaactgatttgAAGAATTAAAACCTTTTTGTTTGAGCATAACGAGGGGCTCCGCAggtctgtctgacctcatggtGCTTAAGTCAGATTTTGGTGTGCCATCTGATTGCCCCCTGCTGAAATTTGAAACATCAGGAGAAAAACTAAGACTTtccaaaaatataacaaaaatataacattACCATaacatcacaacaacaattaGAAGCAgataaatattgttttattttatgatcATATTTAAAACAGGTATTGACATTTTACATGACTTGAACTTATACCTGTTAATGTTTTATGGTGTGTAACTTATCCTTAACAACCTACCATCTTTTAACAGTTCCCACTCCAATGGCTATCAGAATTATCAGAAAAATCACACCTGCTCCAGAGGCTATGAAAATATTCTGCATGTTGTCtgttcaaaaagaaaacacattgaatattttttgttttgccatGTAAATATAGAGTGATAATAATCTATGCTGTTTTCTTGAgattcaaagttttttttcttaccattAGCAGGTAACGATAGTGTGAGATTAGCATTTCCCAATGTGTTGTTTGCCAGGCAGTGCACAAACTTGAAGGACCCAAAGTCTGTCTGCAGAGTCCCAGTAGTAACAGAGCCATTTTTCTCTAATTTGGTGATTTGCAGGACTCTGTCACCAAGAACAAAATGGACCATGCTGGGAGGCCTGGACTGTACGATGCAATCACACTTTACTATGCCGTTATATGAGGAACACTTAGAGTAAGTCTCAATGTCAGGGCATCTGTTAGACAGCAGATATAATTAGCATCTACAGATAACCATACATTATTTTATATgtttgaatgaaaagaaaaatctctTCTGTTGTTATATTTCTTGTATTGTTTACTTACATAACACATTGAGCTCACGGTGCTTGATCTGACTCGTCCTTCCTCATTGACAGCAGTGCAGTACACGGCCTCTGAGTGTCTGGAGACATTTGACATTGTGTAGGTTTGTCCCTTATTCAGCAGAGCTCCAGTTTCACTGTGCCACTCATAGCTGCTGACAGGGTTTGCATCACTGGAGCACTTCAGGTGTGCAGTTTCTCCCTCATTCACATCTGACTGGTACTCAACCTTCACATTCACTGGAGCATCTGCATAGAAACATTTAACCCTTAATGTTACTGTGCAgcattttagtttatttttcatACATTCAGGTCAAAGCTGAGCTTGTTTCAATACTCTGACATGATGTAGCAATAAAGAAAACTTCAGAAACCAAAGGGATAAACATAAATGTTATGACAAAATACTGAAGGTAATGTCACATATCAACCAGAaacattttatgattttttttctgttcagatttttttaaaacatttaattttcagtctctttggtttcattattacattttttcccccgataaaaaaacaacaactaaaaatataaaactatgTCCCGTCTTTAAAAGTTCTTActaaattacagcatttacaatATTAAAGGAttcttttttaacatgttttacatgtttttaaagcTGCACACTTATTTTACTTTAATGGTCTTGGATGTTTCCGCTGCTTTCCTCCGTGGTATGTTACCCTGCATTGTAAAggtttgttgtgatcagtgcgGTCTGAGTGAAAGGTCAGAGTAGATGTTGCTTTCCACTGGCCATTTGAAGATT
This is a stretch of genomic DNA from Oreochromis niloticus isolate F11D_XX unplaced genomic scaffold, O_niloticus_UMD_NMBU tig00003277_pilon, whole genome shotgun sequence. It encodes these proteins:
- the LOC109200580 gene encoding uncharacterized protein LOC109200580; amino-acid sequence: MVHFVLGDRVLQITKLEKNGSVTTGTLQTDFGSFKFVHCLANNTLGNANLTLSLPANDNMQNIFIASGAGVIFLIILIAIGVGTVKRCRGQSDGTPKSDLSTMRSDRPAEPLVMLKQKGRRTMRMSIAMTFTPMTVCMGTWRLTGMNQYTPTCNICGRPAAVRSESRKKKNPSAIFILYHIHIISQFSCHLSFTFLCKIL